One region of Rana temporaria chromosome 11, aRanTem1.1, whole genome shotgun sequence genomic DNA includes:
- the B3GNT9 gene encoding UDP-GlcNAc:betaGal beta-1,3-N-acetylglucosaminyltransferase 9, whose translation MRVRLKGDILCTLFLFIALCTLFYTLMRPTSKISPVKPKKAKIVSKTAKPRKFLETNERASSARLLSEAYHVDEDIEEKKPTDQAAVTPPVFDFHQYLKSKDQRNFTLLINQPNKCSKPPGDSFLLIAVKSIVEEFDRRESVRKTWGREGVINGARVRRVFLLGTPRNKSAVSMWESLMQQESHYYKDILLWDFLDTFFNLTLKEIHFLSWAEQFCGNVKFVFKGDTDVFVNVENLISYSQTQDPSKDLFVGDIINHAKPIRSKKSKYYIPETMYGLGMYPAYAGGGGFLMSGVTMKRLSKSCSEVELFPIDDVYLGMCLQRVNITPVLHEGFKTFGITKPSAAPNLQTFDPCFYRDLMVVHSLKPAEIWLMWNLLHSQQPPCSQRQRIKKLFHWRKKKAKQAINAVTNKKRSTEVPDTGSQNQILEMLGLKKQYD comes from the coding sequence ATGAGAGTTCGTCTTAAAGGGGATATTCTCTGCACCCTTTTTCTCTTCATCGCTCTATGTACATTATTCTACACTTTGATGAGACCAACGTCAAAAATATCCCCTGTTAAACCAAAAAAGGCAAAGATTGTATCCAAAACTGCAAAGCCGAGGAAGTTTTTGGAGACAAACGAAAGGGCGAGTAGTGCTAGGCTTCTCTCAGAAGCATACCATGTAGACGAAGATATTGAGGAGAAAAAGCCtactgatcaggctgcagttACACCACCAGTGTTTGACTTCCATCAGTATCTCAAGAGTAAGGACCAGCGAAACTTCACCCTGCTGATCAACCAACCAAATAAATGTTCCAAACCCCCAGGAGATTCCTTCCTCCTCATTGCTGTAAAGTCGATTGTGGAAGAATTTGACCGGCGAGAGAGTGTGCGCAAGACCTGGGGTCGAGAAGGGGTGATTAATGGGGCAAGGGTTCGAAGAGTGTTCCTTCTGGGAACGCCCAGGAATAAATCTGCTGTGTCGATGTGGGAGTCGCTCATGCAACAGGAAAGCCATTACTACAAGGATATCCTACTTTGGgattttcttgacactttttttaacttgACACTGAAAGAGATTCACTTCCTTAGCTGGGCAGAACAATTCTGCGGCAACGTTAAGTTTGTATTCAAAGGAGACACTGATGTTTTTGTTAATGTAGAGAATCTGATTAGTTACTCACAGACACAAGATCCTTCCAAAGACTTGTTTGTTGGTGATATTATAAATCATGCTAAGCCTATACGATCAAAGAAGAGTAAATACTACATACCGGAGACAATGTACGGATTAGGCATGTACCCAGCATATGCGGGTGGGGGAGGATTCCTAATGTCAGGCGTGACCATGAAGAGACTATCCAAATCCTGCAGCGAGGTGGAGCTCTTCCCCATAGATGATGTCTATCTTGGCATGTGCTTACAGAGAGTCAACATCACGCCAGTGCTACATGAAGGGTTTAAAACGTTTGGAATTACCAAGCCCTCGGCGGCCCCCAACCTGCAAACATTTGATCCTTGCTTCTACCGGGACTTGATGGTGGTACATAGCCTAAAGCCTGCAGAGATCTGGCTTATGTGGAATCTGCTTCACAGTCAACAACCACCATGTTCTCAGAGACAGAGGATAAAGAAACTTTTtcattggaggaagaagaaggcaaAGCAAGCAATAAATGcagttacaaacaaaaaaaggagcaCAGAGGTTCCAGATACAGGCTCACAGAATCAAATATTGGAAATGTTGGGACTAAAAAAACAATACGATTAA